A section of the Gasterosteus aculeatus chromosome 10, fGasAcu3.hap1.1, whole genome shotgun sequence genome encodes:
- the slc44a4 gene encoding LOW QUALITY PROTEIN: choline transporter-like protein 4 (The sequence of the model RefSeq protein was modified relative to this genomic sequence to represent the inferred CDS: inserted 2 bases in 1 codon) — MGKTEKTDPDSEYGEPAQFDPTFNGPMKKRGCTDIICCVLFMAVVLGYVAVGILAWLFGDPRHVLYPRNSTGWFCGIGPNEGRPNLFYFDIVKCATSANAMATALNGFQCPTTQVCVASCPTGFGAVGILSYGQKPADVFNQSLCVPSIQLATTDKTVKEIVDKELCPFFYMPTTPVLGRCLPDISALGRIPSEFSNIPGLPSINDTVDLIKNGTGDIVGGFNARDIGVRIFEDFASSWPWILLGLVIAMVVSMLFLLLLRFTAPVMVWVLIVGVLGAGAYGIWHCYWEYDNYKKDXHQTISNIGFTTNFNVYLQVQETWLAFLIIISVAEGIILLTIIFLRTRILIAIALIQESSRAISHMMSTLLYPLVTFVLLLVCVAYWAVTALYLATSGGPIYKVVALNSTLDDCKKINGSVTCDPQDFNSTDYPGCPSASCIFIKYNDEGVFQRNLFNLQIYNAVAFLWCVNFIIALGQCTLAGAFASYYWAFTKPNDIPTFPLSASFIRSLRYHVGSLAFGALILTLVQIARMILEYIDHKTREAQNPCARFVLCCLKCCLWCLEKFIKFLNRNAYIMIAIYGKNFCVSAKNAFMLLMRNVVRVVVLDKVTDLLLFFGKFLVVAGVGVLSFFFFSGRILLPGNTFRSETLNYYWMPIITVVFGSYLIAHGFFSVYNMCVDTLFLCFLEDLERNDGSIQKPYFMSKNLMKILNKSNKGQKKVKGKD, encoded by the exons GAGAACCCGCTCAGTTCGACCCAACGTTCAATGGACCCATGAAGAAAAG AGGATGCACGGATATAATCTGCTGCGTCCTGTTCATGGCGGTCGTCCTCGGCTACGTGGCAGTCGGGATTTTAG CTTGGCTTTTTGGAGATCCAAGACATGTTCTTTATCCAAGAAACTCAACTGGGTGGTTCTGCGGCATTGGACCAAATGA agGCCGACCCAACCTGTTCTACTTTGACATTGTTAAATGTGCCACATCTGCTAACGCTATGGCAACGGCCCTTAATGGGTTTCAGTGTCCAACCACACAG GTGTGCGTGGCCAGCTGCCCCACTGGGTTTGGGGCTGTGGGAATACTGTCATATGGTCAAAAGCCAGCAGACGTTTTCAATCAGAGCCTCTGTGTTCCGTCCATACAGCTGGCGACCACCGACAAG actgTCAAAGAAATTGTGGACAAGGAGCTTTGTCCTTTCTTCTACATGCCCACGACCCCTG TGCTGGGTAGATGTTTGCCCGACATTTCGGCACTGGGGAGGATCCCTTCAGAGTTTTCTAATATTCCCGGATTACCCTCCATCAATGACACAGTCGACCTCATCAAGAACGGCACGGG GGACATTGTGGGTGGATTTAATGCCAGGGACATTGGCGTCCGCATCTTTGAGGATTTTGCGTCGTCATGGCCGTGGATTCTCCT TGGTCTGGTCATAGCAATGGTGGTCAGCATGCTGTTCCTGTTGCTGTTGAGATTCACTGCGCCGGTGATGGTGTGGGTGCTCATCGTAGGAGTCCTGGGTGCTGGGGCATATG gTATATGGCACTGCTACTGGGAATATGATAACTACAAGAAAGA TCATCAGACCATCAGTAACATCGGTTTCACCACCAATTTCAACGTTTACCTGCAAGTCCAAGAGACCTGGCTGGCGTTCT TGATCATCATATCTGTGGCGGAAGGAATCATTCTGCTAACCATCATCTTCTTGCGCACAAGAATCCTTATCGCCATCGCCTTAATCCAGGAGTCCAGCAG GGCAATCAGTCACATGATGTCCACTCTGCTCTACCCTCTGGTCACCTTTGTTCTCCTGCTGGTGTGTGTCGCTTACTGGGCCGTCACTGCTCT ATATTTGGCCACTTCGGGAGGACCGATCTACAAAGTGGTGGCTCTAAACTCCACTCTTGACGACTGTAAGAAAATCAATGGCTCTGTGACCTGTGACCCTCAG GACTTCAACTCGACTGACTACCCAGGCTGCCCCTCAGCCAGCTGCATCTTCATCAAGTACAACGACGAGGGGGTCTTCCAGAGGAACCTCTTCAACCTACAGATCTACAACGCCGTGGCTTTCCTCTGGTGTGTCAACTTCATCATCGCCTTGGGGCAGTGCACGCTGGCGGGGGCCTTTGCCTCCTACTACTGGGCCTTCACCAAACCAAATGACATTCCCACCTTTCCCCTGAGTGCCAGCTTCATACGATCACTCAG GTACCATGTGGGCTCTTTGGCATTCGGCGCTTTGATCCTGACCCTGGTGCAGATAGCCAGGATGATTCTGGAGTACATTGACCATAAGACTAGAG AGGCACAGAATCCATGTGCACGATTCGTACTTTGCTGCTTGAAGTGTTGCCTCTGGTGTCTGGAGAAGTTCATCAAGTTCCTCAACAGGAACGCTTACATCATG ATTGCAATTTATGGGAAAAACTTCTGCGTCTCAGCCAAAAATGCTTTCATGCTGCTCATGAGAAATGTAGTAAG GGTCGTGGTGCTGGATAAAGTGACAGACCTGCTGCTGTTCTTCGGGAAGTTCCTGGTGGTCGCCGGCGTGG GCGTgttgtccttcttcttcttctctgggcGAATATTGCTACCAGGCAACACCTTCCGCTCTGAAACGCTCAACTACTACTGGATGCCAATTATT ACGGTGGTGTTTGGCAGCTACCTCATAGCTCATGGATTCTTCAGCGTGTACAACATGTGTGTCGATACGCTCTTCCTCTGCTTCT TGGAGGACTTGGAGCGCAACGATGGATCCATTCAGAAGCCGTACTTTATGTCCAAAAACCTCATGAAGATCCTCAACAAATCcaacaaaggacaaaaaaaggttaaagggAAGGACTGa